One genomic region from Flexistipes sp. encodes:
- a CDS encoding AAA family ATPase translates to MKTYIEKLEIDKCGIIQNKTLHFSPDKINLIYGDNESGKSTLLELIRYGFYEIGKKHKINAFPDKYAEIYLNCLTQPCKVTLTDKKRTISPNDSLLNNLSENVSRENYENIFAFGQEELFNIRYKDIFGKEKNAILTATGVDLETDLNKIHNELRKSYENLYKPKGRIPAINSYIAESKKLQKESKKIAAKLKENEDIFQDLESIQSELNNKRKHIKKCRDDLNELGMLLQPFGTYSDIKEKEAELDSLEKSKKIDRKIYSEIQEKRNEIDALLNRIEEIENRRAETEEEMKQMESKSNNINLQAAQDLLKQLEANLNIYEEENEIIRKYRKATDAINNINEKLNINELNNSILKEDVTNRLLEINSEYQKATMQIEHTETLLKNKNESLSIAENKANSLLNSYETSFREIEKDHGIYEKALEILNSNKEKIKKINEGISGLESEIKEYDIELHNFLLENKYIFEKTKEAAEFENDYEKITHCEERIENGLKKTKDFSFPNNIKFTAAGILIFFILTGITNNFIFSFFIPFAVLTDIILYLFNRKRKKETKKEAVKISESFYFNTQEPYEVLNNLQKLKEKISQLVSLKKELAEKGISYEDFTETLRYLSEKKSETEANRATINKLNFDKKMLESEITDAKKNIDHVMYKYGIDNENGLSGFFNKANDNFETYNRLTNEIETLESDISNFTMQIKTSKDRISSLADDLEKTFETNGQEKISIDRLNYLLSVRQEIRQSIEDIKEYEHKKKIFEDTKAFLAKSLRQMDIDADDLKDAYANLKKLTNSEEKIVQELSNLARQLENYSKERAVNKNKLIKNETEYKNLLQNNNLDDFYDAENAQMNYQNYHDLLNRFRNDKELFYKKYGFSVKKYEEILNKESYTSIKEQAEKKQMEMDNLNEDITRLSAEEARTKEIISHLADSTELMENERLENYYSRKITEHLKEYITYKTAETILDKSVKRFEEESQPELLDRASNFFSILTKGRYEKIKIDIAGNLNLIDRKRNSLEANILSAGTKDQLYISLRLAYIQMLDKKFTLPLIFDETIVNFDDKRQNAFLSTLRDITDSRQTIFFTCHSAVKDKFLDTFNEINLLELTQ, encoded by the coding sequence GTGAAGACATACATTGAGAAGTTAGAGATAGATAAGTGCGGGATTATTCAAAACAAAACGCTGCATTTCAGTCCGGATAAAATTAACCTCATCTACGGTGATAATGAGTCCGGCAAAAGCACTCTGCTGGAATTGATACGATACGGATTCTATGAAATTGGTAAAAAACACAAAATAAACGCTTTCCCGGATAAATATGCTGAAATATATCTTAACTGCTTAACGCAACCCTGCAAAGTTACACTCACCGATAAGAAACGGACAATCTCTCCAAATGACTCCCTTCTGAACAATTTGTCCGAAAATGTTTCCAGGGAAAACTATGAAAATATATTCGCATTCGGACAGGAAGAATTATTTAATATACGTTACAAGGATATTTTCGGAAAAGAAAAAAATGCCATTCTGACTGCTACAGGCGTGGATCTGGAGACTGATTTAAACAAGATTCACAATGAGCTGAGAAAATCATATGAAAACCTTTACAAACCCAAAGGAAGAATACCTGCTATCAACAGTTACATTGCCGAATCAAAAAAACTGCAGAAGGAATCAAAGAAAATCGCAGCCAAATTAAAGGAAAATGAGGATATATTCCAGGATCTTGAGAGCATACAATCAGAATTGAATAACAAAAGGAAACATATTAAAAAGTGCAGGGATGACCTTAATGAACTTGGAATGTTACTTCAACCGTTCGGCACCTATTCGGACATAAAAGAAAAAGAAGCGGAACTGGACAGTCTGGAAAAATCAAAAAAAATTGACAGAAAAATATATTCGGAAATTCAGGAAAAAAGAAATGAAATCGATGCACTCCTAAATAGAATAGAGGAAATAGAAAACAGGCGGGCTGAAACCGAAGAAGAGATGAAACAGATGGAAAGCAAGAGCAACAATATAAACTTACAGGCTGCACAAGACCTGCTGAAACAGCTGGAAGCAAACCTTAACATATACGAAGAGGAAAACGAGATTATCCGTAAATATAGAAAAGCCACTGATGCAATTAACAATATAAATGAAAAACTTAATATAAATGAGCTTAACAACAGCATACTGAAAGAGGATGTCACAAACCGGCTACTTGAAATAAACAGTGAATATCAGAAAGCAACTATGCAGATTGAACACACAGAAACGCTCCTGAAAAATAAAAATGAAAGTTTGTCTATTGCTGAAAACAAAGCAAACAGTCTTCTTAATTCCTATGAAACAAGCTTCAGGGAAATAGAAAAGGATCACGGTATATACGAAAAAGCTCTCGAAATACTGAACAGCAATAAAGAAAAGATAAAGAAAATTAATGAGGGTATTTCCGGTCTGGAGTCTGAAATAAAAGAATACGATATTGAGCTTCATAACTTTCTGCTGGAAAATAAATATATATTTGAAAAGACAAAAGAAGCGGCAGAATTTGAAAATGATTATGAAAAAATCACACATTGTGAAGAAAGAATTGAAAATGGATTAAAAAAAACTAAGGATTTCAGTTTTCCTAATAACATAAAATTTACTGCTGCAGGGATTCTGATATTTTTTATCCTGACGGGTATCACCAATAATTTCATTTTTTCATTTTTTATTCCGTTTGCGGTTCTTACGGATATAATTCTGTATTTATTTAACAGAAAAAGAAAGAAAGAAACTAAAAAAGAAGCCGTAAAAATATCGGAGAGTTTCTATTTTAATACACAGGAACCCTACGAAGTTTTGAATAATCTGCAGAAATTGAAAGAAAAAATCTCTCAGCTCGTTTCACTTAAAAAGGAATTGGCTGAAAAAGGAATAAGTTATGAAGATTTCACCGAAACACTAAGATACTTAAGTGAGAAAAAAAGCGAAACAGAAGCTAACAGGGCAACAATCAACAAACTTAATTTTGACAAAAAGATGCTGGAGTCTGAAATCACAGACGCAAAGAAAAATATCGATCATGTAATGTACAAATATGGTATTGACAATGAAAACGGGCTGAGCGGATTTTTTAATAAAGCAAATGATAATTTTGAAACATATAATAGATTGACAAATGAAATAGAAACACTTGAATCTGATATCAGCAATTTTACAATGCAGATTAAAACTTCAAAAGACAGAATCTCTTCACTGGCAGATGATTTAGAGAAAACTTTTGAAACAAACGGTCAGGAAAAAATTTCTATAGACAGATTAAACTACCTTCTTTCAGTCAGACAGGAGATTAGGCAAAGCATTGAAGACATTAAAGAATATGAGCATAAAAAGAAGATTTTTGAAGACACGAAAGCTTTTTTAGCTAAATCCCTGAGACAAATGGATATAGATGCCGATGATTTAAAAGATGCATATGCTAATCTGAAAAAACTAACAAACAGTGAGGAAAAAATCGTTCAGGAGCTTTCAAATCTTGCCCGACAGTTGGAGAATTATTCCAAAGAAAGGGCTGTCAATAAAAATAAACTTATAAAAAATGAAACTGAATATAAGAATTTACTGCAAAACAACAACTTAGATGATTTTTATGATGCTGAAAATGCCCAGATGAATTATCAGAACTACCATGATCTTTTAAATAGATTCAGAAATGATAAAGAACTTTTTTATAAAAAATACGGATTTTCAGTTAAAAAATATGAAGAAATCTTAAACAAAGAAAGTTATACCTCCATAAAAGAGCAAGCAGAAAAAAAACAGATGGAAATGGACAATTTAAACGAAGATATTACCCGCTTAAGTGCAGAAGAAGCCAGAACAAAGGAAATCATTTCACATCTGGCCGACAGTACGGAGCTTATGGAAAATGAAAGACTGGAAAATTACTATTCAAGAAAAATCACCGAACACCTAAAGGAATACATAACATACAAGACCGCGGAAACAATCCTGGATAAATCGGTAAAACGCTTTGAAGAGGAAAGCCAGCCGGAACTTCTGGATAGAGCTTCTAATTTTTTCAGTATTTTGACAAAAGGAAGATATGAAAAAATTAAAATTGATATAGCAGGAAACTTAAACCTGATTGACAGAAAAAGAAATTCTCTTGAAGCCAATATCCTGAGTGCCGGAACAAAGGATCAGCTGTATATTTCACTCAGACTGGCTTATATTCAGATGCTTGATAAAAAATTTACACTCCCTTTAATTTTTGATGAAACCATAGTCAATTTCGATGACAAAAGACAAAACGCATTCCTGAGTACACTCAGGGATATTACAGACAGCAGGCAGACCATTTTTTTCACTTGTCACAGCGCTGTCAAGGACAAATTTCTGGATACATTCAACGAAATAAATCTGCTGGAACTGACACAATGA
- a CDS encoding metallophosphoesterase family protein, which produces MPLSFIHTADLHLGRGLDHFPDNSLEIYEHLLKKIENTAIKNNIDFVLFAGDIFNSLDVDISIKKRFLDLLKNLGKHNIEIFYACGNHDYFRSKFYKPFLNERNFNIFPEYWQSFERNDAVIHGYSFNKAAFKKKMLQDYTPEITDKTNIFCFHTNISEISSRHENYAPSSIQEFEKFPPNSFFGLGHIHQHNLIKEGKQTILYPGSPIPTRIIETGEKGFYLVKQNSDETFEKIFIKSGTEIAEIALDISGIEDFLEIDDMIKENMDKYTDGKNPDTTTPAYLSFKIILTGKLSPEIKKELVKNISENYFEREMEGVYVMDNTRSMISPESIAEEKGLFEAMVKTYYNMEMDVVELDKNIAELLEYSGDFNFDKAKDDALLILYSMLKGDK; this is translated from the coding sequence ATGCCTCTCTCTTTTATTCACACGGCAGATTTGCATCTTGGCAGAGGGTTGGATCATTTTCCTGATAATTCCCTGGAAATATATGAGCATTTATTAAAAAAAATTGAAAACACAGCAATTAAAAACAATATTGACTTTGTTCTTTTTGCAGGGGACATTTTTAACAGCCTTGACGTCGATATTTCAATAAAGAAAAGATTTCTTGACCTGCTAAAAAATCTCGGCAAACACAATATCGAAATATTCTATGCCTGCGGAAATCATGATTATTTCCGGAGTAAGTTCTACAAACCTTTTCTAAATGAAAGAAATTTTAATATCTTCCCCGAATACTGGCAGAGTTTCGAGCGGAATGATGCAGTAATTCACGGCTACAGTTTTAATAAAGCAGCGTTCAAAAAAAAGATGCTTCAGGATTATACACCTGAAATTACTGATAAAACCAACATTTTTTGTTTTCATACCAATATTTCAGAAATAAGCAGCCGGCATGAAAATTACGCACCTTCAAGTATTCAGGAATTCGAAAAATTTCCTCCAAACAGTTTTTTTGGTCTCGGACATATTCATCAACACAATCTTATAAAAGAAGGCAAACAGACAATTTTATATCCGGGCTCTCCCATTCCCACAAGAATAATTGAAACGGGAGAAAAGGGATTTTACCTTGTAAAACAAAACAGCGATGAAACATTTGAAAAAATTTTCATAAAGAGCGGAACAGAAATAGCTGAGATAGCATTAGATATCTCCGGTATAGAGGATTTTCTGGAAATTGATGATATGATAAAAGAAAATATGGACAAATATACGGACGGGAAAAACCCAGATACCACTACGCCGGCATATTTATCTTTTAAAATAATACTCACCGGTAAGCTCTCACCTGAAATTAAAAAGGAACTCGTCAAGAACATAAGTGAAAATTATTTCGAAAGGGAAATGGAAGGTGTTTATGTCATGGATAACACCCGATCGATGATATCCCCTGAGTCAATAGCAGAAGAGAAAGGGTTGTTTGAAGCAATGGTTAAAACGTACTATAATATGGAAATGGATGTAGTTGAATTGGATAAAAATATTGCTGAGCTTTTGGAGTATTCCGGCGATTTTAACTTTGATAAAGCTAAAGATGATGCACTCCTGATTCTTTATTCAATGCTGAAAGGTGATAAGTGA
- a CDS encoding bifunctional nuclease family protein codes for MFEVAVKCVMKEPLTSRYLLILESKDSSFYIPINIGVFEAEAIYTALNKIKSPRPLTYDFFKGILNVIDDIDISKITIYDVDGHVYKAKLEFAHNSKQCHVDCRPSDAIALGLRLNAPIFVEDDIVQKKKCVSKDCLQENEKIILEQLITDQATTYWNV; via the coding sequence ATGTTTGAAGTAGCAGTCAAATGCGTAATGAAGGAACCTTTAACCTCAAGATACCTTCTTATACTTGAATCGAAAGACAGCAGTTTTTATATTCCCATCAACATCGGTGTTTTTGAAGCGGAAGCTATTTACACCGCACTAAACAAAATAAAATCACCCAGGCCACTGACTTACGACTTCTTTAAAGGTATTTTAAACGTTATCGATGATATTGATATCAGTAAAATAACCATTTACGATGTTGATGGTCATGTATACAAGGCAAAGCTGGAATTTGCACATAACAGCAAACAGTGTCATGTGGACTGCAGACCTTCTGACGCCATTGCACTGGGGCTAAGGCTGAATGCTCCCATATTCGTAGAAGATGATATTGTTCAAAAAAAGAAATGTGTTTCAAAAGACTGTCTCCAGGAAAATGAAAAAATAATTTTAGAGCAATTAATTACAGACCAGGCCACTACGTACTGGAATGTTTAG
- the miaB gene encoding tRNA (N6-isopentenyl adenosine(37)-C2)-methylthiotransferase MiaB — protein MGKVYLKTFGCQMNEYDSQRILSIFRNYGFTPSELPETADFAMLNTCSVREKPQHKVSSEIGRLKKIKHKNPEFKIGVCGCVAQQEGENILSDFPYVDFVIGTEAVNRLDVIIDAVLNGERIADVEMKSENISIPAFRREASPSAYVTIMKGCNNYCSYCIVPYVRGSEISRKSTEIIDEIKFLIDSGVKEVTLLGQNVNSYGKNLDENINFPKLLYMIDKIEGLKRLRFVTSHPKDFSREVIFAMRDIDKICEFLHLPLQSGSDRILRNMNRKYDYKSYAEKISVAKEEIPGLSLSSDFIVGFPGETEKDFEDTISAIKEIEYESLFAFKYSPRPGTKAEKLDDTVDDKVKSERLEKLLNVQSAVTDKLLNNYIDKDAEVLIEGQSKKDEKIYSGRNRQNRIVNFESDRALNPGDIVNVRITEAKRNSLFGVNKECMTILKN, from the coding sequence ATGGGAAAAGTTTATTTAAAAACATTCGGCTGCCAGATGAACGAATACGATTCTCAGAGGATTTTATCCATTTTCAGGAACTACGGCTTCACTCCGTCCGAACTTCCAGAAACAGCTGATTTTGCAATGCTCAACACCTGCAGTGTACGAGAAAAACCGCAGCACAAGGTTTCGAGTGAAATCGGCAGACTGAAAAAAATAAAACATAAAAATCCAGAATTTAAAATAGGTGTTTGCGGGTGTGTTGCTCAGCAGGAAGGCGAAAACATCCTTTCGGACTTTCCGTACGTGGATTTTGTCATAGGAACAGAAGCTGTAAACAGACTCGACGTTATTATAGATGCCGTTCTGAATGGCGAACGGATAGCCGATGTGGAAATGAAAAGCGAAAATATTAGTATACCGGCATTCAGACGAGAAGCCTCACCGTCTGCTTATGTAACAATTATGAAGGGATGTAACAATTACTGTTCCTACTGTATTGTTCCCTATGTGAGAGGTTCTGAAATAAGCAGAAAATCAACAGAAATCATTGATGAGATAAAATTTTTGATAGATTCAGGAGTAAAAGAGGTAACACTGCTTGGGCAAAATGTAAACTCATACGGAAAAAACCTTGACGAAAACATCAATTTTCCCAAACTTTTATATATGATAGATAAAATTGAAGGTTTAAAAAGGCTGAGATTTGTTACATCGCATCCGAAAGATTTTTCCAGAGAAGTTATATTTGCCATGAGGGATATCGATAAGATATGCGAATTTTTACATCTCCCTCTTCAATCAGGCTCTGACAGGATTTTACGCAATATGAACAGAAAATATGATTATAAAAGCTATGCCGAAAAAATTTCAGTGGCAAAGGAAGAAATACCCGGGTTAAGTCTTTCATCTGATTTTATAGTCGGATTCCCCGGGGAAACGGAAAAAGACTTTGAGGACACAATTAGCGCAATTAAAGAGATTGAATATGAATCGCTCTTTGCTTTCAAGTACTCACCCCGCCCCGGAACAAAAGCTGAAAAACTGGATGATACCGTTGATGACAAAGTAAAATCGGAAAGGCTGGAAAAACTTCTGAATGTACAGTCCGCCGTTACTGACAAACTTCTTAATAATTACATCGATAAAGATGCAGAAGTGTTAATTGAAGGCCAAAGCAAAAAAGATGAAAAAATATATTCGGGAAGAAACAGGCAAAACAGGATTGTAAATTTTGAAAGTGACAGAGCTTTAAACCCGGGTGACATTGTAAATGTTAGAATCACTGAGGCAAAGCGTAACAGTCTTTTCGGTGTGAACAAAGAATGTATGACAATACTAAAAAATTAA